GTATTACCTCTTGTTCGATGGTGCCTCCCACTCATCCTATAACGACTATAAGCCGGGTGGTAGACGTGGGCGCTTTCAAGATCAAGAGACTATTGAAAATATTCACACTTATCTCCAGAGTACGAGTATTGCTTTCTGGGATGCTTACCTCAAACAGGACAATACTGCTAAACAGTTTCTCCAGTCTGATGTGTTGCCAAGTAGCAATATAGATCAGTCTCCAAGTAGTAGAGATCCTTTCCCTCCTAGCAATAGAGATGTTTTTCCTGGTGGGGGTAGAGTACCAAGTAGCAGTGATAGTCAAGTCACACTTTTTAAGAAGTGATTGACTCTTAGGAGAATGGTACTAAGTTGACAATCCTAAGGCTTTGAGCCACAGGATTGTCACGGGAAGCCACAAGCGCCTTGTGGCACATTAGTGAAGGTGCCTTTCGGATTCATAGTTCCAGTATTTGTTCCTAGCAAAGCGTTCTCGACCTGAAACGTCGAATAATCGGTCTGCGTCAGTTTAAAGTCTGAGTTGCTTGTGTTACTAAGAAGTTGCAAGCAGAGCTTGGCGTTATTGCTCACTATTGCCTTAAAATCGTTGCTCGTCAAAGCGTTGAGCCGGACACCAGCAAATACTTGAGAATTACTCGCATCTTTATTTCTATCCAGAATGCGAATTCCATCTGAACCGACATTAATAACCATATTCGACTCAATTAGAGCTCGCAGCTGGCTACTGTCTTTCGTTTCTATATTAATACCTTTATCGACACTGTTAGAAATCGTGTTGTTGGTGATGGTTGTCGTCGAAAGCGTCCTGTCTTTGAATTCAGCGTTGATGCCGATTGCGGTGTTGGAAATTGTGTTGTTGGTGATGGTTGTCGTCGAAACTGAATTTTCATGAGTTTTGAACCTAATACCTTCAGTCCCAGTGGTATCGATCGTGTTTGCTGAAACCGTGATTTGTACCTTCGGAGTCCCCTGAATAGAACTGTCCACACTAGGAATAGTGCCGAGACCTAGCGTTGCTCCCTGTATAACGATACTCACACCATGATCTGCAACTTTACGAAGTACATTATTGGAAACAGTAGCTATTGCTTGGCTATCACCATTAAAGGCCAAGGTAATGCCACTATCCGAGATGTTATCAAGGGTGTTGCCGCTGATGGTGAGAGGCACTATTTGAGCATTGTTCCCAATGTTAATGTCAATCCCATCAGTACGAACACCACTACTAGAAGTACTAACGCCACCACTACTATCACTAAAGTTGCCCAGGTTGCGAATAGTGTTGTTCAAAATCTGAACTGTTCCCTGAACTGGGCTGGAACACGGCTCAAAATTTAGACAAATGCTGACTTCGATTCCATCAATGGCGGATGGCGACGGATTATCTTCCACTGTGTTGCCTGAAATTGTCAGGTCAACTGGACCAATATTGTTGCGGATAAAGATGCCGCTTTCAACGTTGCCAGTAAATCTAATAGGAACAGTAGTACCGTTTGTTGTCCCTTTGACTGTATTATTAATGATTCTAACTCTGCCGATAGCATTTTCCAGAAAAATGCCTTCACCCAGCGCATTCGTGACCAGATTGTCGCGAATCGTCACATTACTAAGGTTCCTGCCACTAATAGCTTGAGTGCCAGGAGAATCTACATAGAATCCGGAGATAGTGGTGTTATCACCCAGCGTCACTGTTCCCCTGACTTGCGGCAGCACAGAAGCACCGGAAAGAGGAAGCAGGACGCTTGCTTGCTGAATGGTAT
This genomic stretch from Funiculus sociatus GB2-C1 harbors:
- a CDS encoding right-handed parallel beta-helix repeat-containing protein, translated to MSKLSPLVYISWLLLVTLTLATSKTVNAQTEPSTETAKDNPPFFTPRLGINYTTSGAGFDDFASFEGFIPLLQNPGNSLTFLEGQLLWSINDSTLGGNLLLGHRFYSSSDDRIIGGYIAYDNRNTGLANFNQLGAGFESLGQNWDVRANVYIPVGDTRQQVKEDIFDTGVVLQDTFFAGNYLNFHSLRSRQILRQYQVAMAGFDIEAGAKIAQLGATGDIRGYAGLYYYDAPGSAEILGWRTRLAVRPSDTLSLGLSVQNDATFGTNLVLSLAASFPARRLKDSSSHQVLARMNQSVARQANILVDRQSESEWLTESFTVQATNPKTNNPYFFEHVNLGAGGGDGTFERPYGTLQDALNVAGAENIVYVQPGTNSGIGSFTVPDGVQLLSTGPVQQLDTIQQASVLLPLSGASVLPQVRGTVTLGDNTTISGFYVDSPGTQAISGRNLSNVTIRDNLVTNALGEGIFLENAIGRVRIINNTVKGTTNGTTVPIRFTGNVESGIFIRNNIGPVDLTISGNTVEDNPSPSAIDGIEVSICLNFEPCSSPVQGTVQILNNTIRNLGNFSDSSGGVSTSSSGVRTDGIDINIGNNAQIVPLTISGNTLDNISDSGITLAFNGDSQAIATVSNNVLRKVADHGVSIVIQGATLGLGTIPSVDSSIQGTPKVQITVSANTIDTTGTEGIRFKTHENSVSTTTITNNTISNTAIGINAEFKDRTLSTTTITNNTISNSVDKGINIETKDSSQLRALIESNMVINVGSDGIRILDRNKDASNSQVFAGVRLNALTSNDFKAIVSNNAKLCLQLLSNTSNSDFKLTQTDYSTFQVENALLGTNTGTMNPKGTFTNVPQGACGFP